A window of SAR324 cluster bacterium genomic DNA:
GAAGATAGTCTGGAAATGCGAATTCAGTCTGCAGATTTCGACGGCCGCGTAAACAGCGCTGTGCAATCCTTCATGGAAGGTGTTGAGTCCATGCTGGCTCAAGAGCCGGAGCGTCAGCACCAAGCCTATCAGTTCGACCGAGAAATTAGCCCCTCTGAGTGGTTAGCCCTCGCCTGAAATTCAGTAGTTGGCAGCCTGTGGCAGGGTTTCATCGGACCCTGCCGGGGAATTTGCTGAAGTCGTTTGATATGCATCTGGTAGCCAGATTTCAAACTGGACGCCTCCAGTCCCTAGATTCTCTGCACGAATCTCTCCCCCGTGTGCTTCCACCATTTTCTTGCTGATTGCTAGTCCAAGACCAGTCCCCTTTTCTTTGCCCTCTGTTTGGAAAGAATGAAAAATTACTGGTAGAACTTGTGTAGGAATCGGTGCTCCGTTATCTCTGACTCGAATTAATAGATTTCTACGTTCCTGATGCAGCATCACCGTGATGCTTCCTCCTTCTTGCTCCCTGAGTTTCTCCCAAGCATTCTTCACCAGATTGATTAGTACGCGACTAATTTTACGGCCGTCAAATTCTAGCCTTGCGTGGATATTCTTAGGATATTTGTATTGAATGTCCATGTCCTCAGCAAAACCAAGATAAACTTCTAGCTGAGTAATAAAATCTTCAACTTGGTGCTGAGTCTTGTTGAGTTGCATTTTACCACGAGTGAACTCAAGAATATCTTCCGTAAGACCGGCAACATTTTTTGAGGCCAATTCAATCTTACGAATGTGTACTAACGCACGGGCCACTTCCATTGGTTCAAGTGTGGGCTTATCCAACTGCTGAAGAACGAGAGAGGAATAACTCATGATGGATCCGTTGGTGTTGCCAATATCATGGCCAAATTCCGCAACGGCATATCCCAATTCAATCAGACGTTGTTCTTGCTGCTTAGCTTTCCGCAAGTCTTCAATGGTATTTTCCAGTTGTTGCTTGGATTGTTCAAGAGCCTCGACATTTTCTTTCAATTCCACCTGAACATTCTGAAACTTCATCCACAAATCTTGTAGAACTGCGACTCGTAGTTCCAATTCGCTAGGGCGTCGACTGGTCGTTGGAAACTCCATCTCCTGTGTTTCATTTTCTCGTCGATAGCGCAGAAATTGTCGGCATAGGAGGTCAATCTGACCCATTGTGTTGCTGGTTTTTAACCAGAGTACCAATGCTATCGAGGCAACAGCTATCGCTCCACTTAGCAGCATTGCCGCTAACCAATCTGGTGGAGGGGGTGGAGGTACTTTTTGTCGGACAACTAACAGACCACGTACCTTATCTAGACCAACTGGCAGGGTTAGCAAAATTTGTGAGTCATCAAGTGGCTGAAAGACTTGGTGGGGCCGTAGACCAGGGAGGCTGACCTGCGACTGCTTGACCTGGCGATCCAAGTAAAGCAGTTGAACAGCCCCCTGAACTTCTTGGTCCAGCAGATCTTGAATTGCAAGTTGCTTGGTCGGTTCATCTTGTCCCAGCAACTGATTGATCTGCTGTACGAGTTTGTTCAGTGCAGTCAATTGAGAGACTGGCAGGCTCGGTTGTGTAGGTTCCCAAGTGAAAAAAGCCAACTGCAGAGACAAGGAAAGCGCAAAGATTACTGCTGCCAACAGTGAAAGCGGTAATTTTCTCAGTCGGCGGGTTCCCAAACGTCTCTCAGGACGATGTCGTATTGGTTTGCGACGTTGAGATGAGGAGAGGAGCTTCCTGCCCTTTGATCGGAGAGATCGTGATAACATATGTGAAATTCAGATTCTGTTGCATCCATTCAACAAGAATAACCGAAAGTACTAGCCCAACTATGATCGGATTTCAAGTACCAGATCATTGAAATTTCTTATTTCATCACAAATCACTGTATGCGTATGTAGTGATGAAAAGGCTTGTGCTTTGGTCTCTTTCTACGCAATCTAATATCTTTTCTATACGTAAAGAGAAGACAGCGGAGAAAATTACCGGGCTCACACCAAAAAAGGATGAAGCATGGCATTTACTGACTACAAAATTGCGAATTTGTCTTTGGCTGACTGGGGACGCAAAAAAATAACCATTTGGGAAAATGAAATGCCAGGATTAATGGCATTACGCAAAGAATATGGAGAATCCAAGCCTTTGGCTGGGGCAAAAATCACGGGTTCGTTGCATATGACAATGGAAACAGCAGTTTTGATTGAGACGCTGATTGCCCTTGGAGCAGAGGTTCGTTGGTCTTCCTGCAATATTTTCTCAACCCAGGACGAAGCTGCGGCAGCGATTGCCGCACAAGGTGTTCCCGTTTTTGCTTGGAAGGGAGAAACTGAGGAAGAATATTGGTGGTGTCTGGAGCAGACGCTCAAGTGGCCAGGAGGCGATGGGCCCAATATGTTACTGGACGATGGTGGTGACCTGACGGGCTATGTGCATGAGAAGGCTCCGCATCTATTAGATAAGATTCGAGGAGTCTCTGAAGAAACTACAACGGGTGTGCACAGCTTGTATAAGATGTCTCAGGCAGGCAAACTTCGTATTCCCGCAATCAATGTCAATGATGCGGTGACCAAGAGCAAATTCGATAACCTATACGGTTGCCGTGAATCACTGTTGGATGGAATCAAGCGAGCTACAGACGTCATGATCGCAGGCAAGGTTGCTGTCGTCGCGGGTTACGGGGATGTAGGCAAAGGAAGTGCCCAGTCACTCAGGGCACAAGGTGCTCGTGTGATCGTCACGGAGATCGATCCAATTTGTGCTTTGCAAGCGGCGATGGAGGGCTTCGAAGTGACTACTATAGAAGATGCTGTTTCACTAGGAGATATCTTCGTTACAACTACCGGTTGCTGCGATATCATTCGTCGAGAACATCTAGATGCTATGAAAGACAATACAATTGTCTGCAACATTGGTCACTTTGACATCGAGATTGATGTGCAGTCGCTCAATCAAGACCCTCATATCAAGAAGATCAATGTACAACCCCAAGTAGACCAGTACGAATGGCCAGATGGAAAGCGCATTATCCTATTGGCTGAGGGGCGCCTAGTGAACCTGGGTTGTGCGACAGGGCATCCCTCTTTCGTGATGTCTGCAAGTTTTACCAATCAAGTGTTAGCACAGATCGAACTCTGGCAGAGCAATGAAAAATACGAAAATCAGGTCTATGTTCTGCCTAAGCAATTAGATGAGAAAGTAGCACGTTTGCACTTGGGTAAGCTTGGGGTCAAACTCACTGAACTCACACCGCAACAAGCGGAGTACATGAGCGTCTCAGCAGAAGGTCCATTTAAACCTTCACACTATCGCTACTAAGTCTTCCGTCTCTCTGCTTGGTTACTCTGAATGATGGATAGCCAAGCTCATTTCACCGGTACAATCCTTCCCCGAGTTCTTCAGACCTAAAAGTTCACTGCTTTCTTTCTGTACTGATATCGATAAACCGCCTTGCATCAGACCTCTTTTTTGACAAGACTTGGGAGCCATTCCATCCTCTTTGTCAATCCTGCAGCAGCAGTTCCCCATGTTCACACACCTGCATCTACATACCCAGTACTCGCTTCTTGAAGGAGCTATTCGCGTCAAGCAGCTCGCAAAGGTCTTGAAAGAGCGAGGTTTTAGCACCTGTGCCATCACTGATCACGGCAATCTTTTCGGTGCTGTTGAGTTCTACCAGGCTCTTGAGAAGGAAAATTTGAAACCCTTGATTGGTATGGGTGCCTTTGTGAGTGAAGTGCCGCTTGCAGAACATCCAGATCCAAACGCCAATTTGTGCTACTTTCACACGCAGTTGCTTTGTCAGAATCGACAGGGATACCAAAACCTAACCTATCTAGCGAGTCTTGGGTTCACGGATGGAAAGCGGCGAGGTGTTCCTTTGATTGACCATATACTATTAGAGCGCTACCGAGAAGGACTGATTGTCCTGAGTGGTGGAGTGGAGGGAGAGTTAGGTAGCCGTATCCTCAATGGTCGCTTGGACGATGCTCGTCAACTAGCGCAGTGGTACGCCGATCTGTTCCCGGGTCGCTACTATCTGGAACTTCAGAATACGGGACTTGCTGAACAAGAGGAGGTGAACCAGGGATTAATGCAGCTTGCTGGAGATGTGGGCTTGCCTTTGGTAGGCACGAACAACTGTTTCTATTTGAATGCTGAAGAAGCTGAGGCCCAGCATATCCTCCGATTGATGGGCATGCAGCGCAAGGTAACAGATCGTGATGCCCCCCAGATGCTAACTGATCAGTGCTATCTCAAGACTGAAGCAGAGATGCAGGAGACTTTCATGTCGAGTGGTCTGCCACTCGAAGCATTGGAGAATACCGCTACGATCGCAGCTAGCTGCGATCTCTCGTTGGATAATAGTACTTACTACCTACCACAGTTTGAGATTCCTCAAGGCTACACCCTGGATAGTTGGTTGGAGTATGAATCTCACACTGGCTTGGAACAGCGGTTAAAAATTCTACATGAGCTTTATCAATCTTCTGAGCCATTTGAGGAATTTCGTAAATCCTACGATGAGCGGCTTAGCTTTGAATTGAGGGTCATCAATCAGATGAAGTTTCCAGGCTATTTCCTGATTGTTGCGGAATTTATCAATTGGGCCAAGGACAACGGGGTATCTGTGGGACCAGGTCGTGGTTCTGGAGCCGGATCACTGGTTGCCTACGCTTTGCGGATCACGGATGTTGATCCGCTACGCTATGGTTTGCTATTTGAGCGCTTTCTCAACCCAGATCGTATCAGCATGCCTGATTTCGATATCGACTTTGATGTTGAAGGGAGGGATAGCGTGATCGAACATGTGCGTGAGATGTACGGTTCAGAAAAAGTTTGCCAGATCTCGACCTTTGGTTCGCTCAAGGCCAAAGCTGTTGTCAGGGGGGTTGCAAGGGTAATGGATTTTCCATTTTCAGAAGCTGATAAACTTGCCAAGTTAGTCCCCAACGAACTCAATATCAGTCTGCAGGATGCCATTGACAAGGAACCTGAACTAGCCCGGATGGAGCGCGAAGGAACAGAAAATGAGCAGAAGTTGATTCGGTTAAGCAAATCCTTGGAAAATCTCAGCACACATCTTGGTACTCACGCTGCGGGGGTGATCATTATGGATCAGGATATCCGTGAGGTGATGCCTGTTTGTACAGGCAAAGACAACACTGTGCAGTCGATGTTTGCAATGAAATACGCTGAGGATCAGGGAGCGGTCAAATTTGACTTTCTTGGCTTACTCAACCTTTCTGTTATTGACAAAGCTCTGGAATTGATCAACCGCAACCGTACTGAGGAAGAGAAACTGGATCTAAATAAGATTCTGATGGATGACAAACTTACCTTTGAACTGTTCTGTCGAGCGGACACAACTGGGGTTTTCCAGTTGGAATCTTCTGGAATGAAAAAACTACTACTC
This region includes:
- the ahcY gene encoding adenosylhomocysteinase — translated: MAFTDYKIANLSLADWGRKKITIWENEMPGLMALRKEYGESKPLAGAKITGSLHMTMETAVLIETLIALGAEVRWSSCNIFSTQDEAAAAIAAQGVPVFAWKGETEEEYWWCLEQTLKWPGGDGPNMLLDDGGDLTGYVHEKAPHLLDKIRGVSEETTTGVHSLYKMSQAGKLRIPAINVNDAVTKSKFDNLYGCRESLLDGIKRATDVMIAGKVAVVAGYGDVGKGSAQSLRAQGARVIVTEIDPICALQAAMEGFEVTTIEDAVSLGDIFVTTTGCCDIIRREHLDAMKDNTIVCNIGHFDIEIDVQSLNQDPHIKKINVQPQVDQYEWPDGKRIILLAEGRLVNLGCATGHPSFVMSASFTNQVLAQIELWQSNEKYENQVYVLPKQLDEKVARLHLGKLGVKLTELTPQQAEYMSVSAEGPFKPSHYRY
- a CDS encoding HAMP domain-containing sensor histidine kinase, with protein sequence MLSRSLRSKGRKLLSSSQRRKPIRHRPERRLGTRRLRKLPLSLLAAVIFALSLSLQLAFFTWEPTQPSLPVSQLTALNKLVQQINQLLGQDEPTKQLAIQDLLDQEVQGAVQLLYLDRQVKQSQVSLPGLRPHQVFQPLDDSQILLTLPVGLDKVRGLLVVRQKVPPPPPPDWLAAMLLSGAIAVASIALVLWLKTSNTMGQIDLLCRQFLRYRRENETQEMEFPTTSRRPSELELRVAVLQDLWMKFQNVQVELKENVEALEQSKQQLENTIEDLRKAKQQEQRLIELGYAVAEFGHDIGNTNGSIMSYSSLVLQQLDKPTLEPMEVARALVHIRKIELASKNVAGLTEDILEFTRGKMQLNKTQHQVEDFITQLEVYLGFAEDMDIQYKYPKNIHARLEFDGRKISRVLINLVKNAWEKLREQEGGSITVMLHQERRNLLIRVRDNGAPIPTQVLPVIFHSFQTEGKEKGTGLGLAISKKMVEAHGGEIRAENLGTGGVQFEIWLPDAYQTTSANSPAGSDETLPQAANY